In Ruania zhangjianzhongii, the following proteins share a genomic window:
- a CDS encoding App1 family protein — translation MSATHVAARVEDGFHRRLIPFLRKRGWRPRIISYIGYGNSDSVRVLGRVVLSRQQRSQDAGGKASLQEDLIARRGWRSYVTAPVSYLPVSVQVGGASHRTVTDRSGYIDLTVGDHGLDPGWHDVQISAKAAATISARVRIVSTDAQLGIVSDIDDTTLVTLVPRPLVALWNTFVRHGTARHVVPGMASMYSRILTDHPGAPLFYLSTGAWNVMPTLVQFLRSHGFPAGPMLLTDWGPTNTGWFRSGQEHKRVALRRLAAEFPHIRWVLVGDDGQHDPQLYREFAREYPNRVAAIAIRELTPGEQVLAHGTPVPTVQPGEERQFTPAPEMSGADGFDLAPQVRRALGSA, via the coding sequence ATGTCAGCGACGCACGTGGCCGCCCGGGTCGAGGACGGCTTCCACCGCCGGCTCATCCCGTTCTTGCGCAAGCGCGGCTGGCGGCCGCGGATCATCAGCTACATCGGCTACGGCAACTCCGACTCCGTGCGCGTGCTCGGCCGCGTGGTGCTCAGCCGCCAGCAGCGCTCGCAGGACGCCGGCGGGAAGGCCTCGCTGCAGGAGGACCTGATCGCGCGCCGAGGCTGGCGCTCCTACGTGACCGCGCCGGTCTCCTATCTGCCGGTGAGCGTGCAGGTCGGCGGCGCCTCGCACCGGACGGTCACCGACCGCAGCGGCTACATCGATCTGACGGTGGGCGATCACGGCCTGGATCCCGGCTGGCACGACGTACAGATCTCGGCCAAGGCCGCCGCGACCATCTCCGCACGCGTGCGGATCGTGTCCACCGATGCTCAGCTGGGCATCGTCTCCGATATCGACGACACCACGCTGGTCACCCTGGTGCCGCGGCCGCTGGTGGCGCTGTGGAACACCTTCGTGCGGCACGGCACCGCCCGGCATGTGGTGCCCGGGATGGCCAGCATGTACAGCCGGATCCTCACCGATCACCCCGGTGCGCCGTTGTTCTACCTATCCACCGGGGCCTGGAACGTGATGCCCACACTGGTGCAGTTCCTGCGCAGCCACGGGTTCCCCGCCGGGCCGATGCTGCTCACCGACTGGGGGCCCACCAATACCGGCTGGTTCCGCTCCGGGCAGGAGCACAAGCGGGTGGCGCTGCGCCGGCTGGCCGCCGAGTTCCCGCACATCCGCTGGGTGTTGGTGGGCGACGACGGTCAGCACGACCCGCAACTGTATCGCGAGTTCGCGCGGGAATACCCGAACCGGGTGGCAGCGATCGCGATCCGCGAGCTGACCCCCGGGGAGCAGGTACTCGCGCACGGGACACCGGTGCCCACCGTGCAACCCGGTGAGGAGCGGCAGTTCACGCCAGCACCCGAGATGTCCGGCGCGGACGGGTTCGATCTGGCACCGCAGGTGCGCCGCGCGCTCGGGTCTGCCTGA
- a CDS encoding response regulator: MSVRVLLAEDHAAVRAGLRLILESDPDVEVVGEAGDGQAAVTNARALRPDVVLMDIQMPRLNGVEATTEIVAEELAQVLVLTTFDLDEYVFAALRAGAAGFLLKSTGAAELIAAVHRVATGDGVVAPEVTRRLLAAFASSRPGAVESTTSPNGASAHEAGGPLASLTDREHDVLVLIARGCSNQEIAATLVITEATTKTHVSRVLAKLDCSSRVQAAILAREAGIQ, from the coding sequence ATGAGCGTACGAGTATTGCTGGCCGAGGACCACGCTGCGGTGCGGGCCGGGCTGCGGCTGATCCTCGAGTCCGATCCGGATGTCGAGGTGGTGGGCGAGGCCGGCGACGGGCAGGCCGCCGTGACCAACGCACGCGCCCTGCGCCCCGATGTGGTGCTGATGGACATCCAGATGCCCCGGCTGAACGGGGTGGAGGCGACCACTGAGATCGTCGCCGAGGAGCTGGCCCAGGTGCTCGTGCTGACCACCTTCGACCTGGACGAGTACGTGTTCGCTGCACTGCGCGCCGGGGCGGCCGGATTCCTGCTGAAGTCCACCGGCGCTGCCGAGCTGATCGCCGCCGTGCACCGGGTGGCCACCGGTGACGGCGTCGTGGCCCCCGAGGTGACCCGGCGGCTGCTGGCCGCCTTCGCCTCCTCCCGGCCGGGCGCCGTCGAAAGCACGACCAGTCCGAACGGCGCCTCCGCACACGAGGCGGGTGGACCGTTGGCGAGTCTGACCGACCGCGAGCACGATGTGCTCGTCCTGATCGCGCGCGGCTGTTCGAACCAGGAGATCGCCGCGACGCTGGTGATCACCGAGGCCACCACCAAGACGCACGTCTCCCGGGTGCTGGCCAAGCTGGACTGCAGCTCCCGAGTGCAAGCCGCGATCCTCGCCCGGGAGGCGGGCATCCAGTAG
- a CDS encoding LLM class flavin-dependent oxidoreductase: MTDYGHDLQFGTFLTPQNADPHVPVQLAQLTEAAGLDLVTFQDHPYQPAFLDTWTLISWVAAQTERVTIAGNVLNLPLRQPAVLARSVASLDRLSAGRIALGLGAGGFWDAIEAMGGPRRSPGEAVQALTEALAIIRGLWDSTERRPFRLAGEHYQVSGAKRGPAPAHDVPIWLGAYKPRMLRLTGREADGWLPSLGYMKDGDLARGNTIIDEAAEEAGRHPAQVRRLLNVGGAITESRGAMLQGPVAQWVDELTAFALEDGIGTFILSGDDPQLIQTFGEEIAPAVREAVAAERTARGTTAAATRRGRGALELRRPGIDYEAVPASLAASAVEPGDRGYAGVRHNYLRSGSPGLVLLPRSTEEVVEALGYAREQDVPLGVRSGGHGISGRSTNDGGIVLDLRALDEVRLADAGERRVRLGAGATWEKVAHTLTDHELAISSGDYGGVGVGGLATTGGVGLLGRQYGLTIDHVLAADVVLADGSVARASAEENPDLLWALRGAGGNFGVVTSVEVAAMPLRRVVYSQMILDATDTAGLLERWGELVQTSPRELTSFLILSPNRGSQGPVAQLMTVLATEDTDAAVPMLERLAGAGDLLDHRAYLLPYAQVLQAAERQHSGGGDPAVRSALVEHLDADVSGAFARVAASPAAYFLQVRATGGAAGDLASEATAYPHRRQNFLLTAMSSNQQRIDAVWDAEMTEHADGLYLSFDTDTRPERLTDAFGANLPRLRELKARFDPENLFRANFPIPPAQT; the protein is encoded by the coding sequence ATGACCGACTACGGCCACGACCTCCAGTTCGGCACCTTCCTGACCCCGCAGAACGCCGACCCGCACGTGCCGGTACAGCTGGCGCAGCTGACCGAGGCCGCTGGTCTGGACCTGGTCACCTTCCAGGACCACCCGTACCAGCCCGCCTTCCTGGACACCTGGACGCTGATCAGCTGGGTGGCGGCGCAGACCGAGCGGGTGACGATCGCGGGGAACGTGCTGAACCTTCCGCTGCGTCAGCCCGCGGTGCTCGCCCGGTCGGTGGCCTCGTTGGACCGGCTCTCCGCTGGGCGCATCGCGCTCGGTCTGGGCGCCGGTGGCTTCTGGGACGCGATCGAGGCGATGGGCGGGCCGCGGCGCTCTCCCGGTGAAGCGGTCCAGGCGCTGACCGAGGCACTGGCGATCATTCGCGGCCTGTGGGACTCCACCGAGCGCCGGCCGTTCCGGCTGGCCGGGGAGCACTACCAGGTCTCCGGCGCCAAGCGCGGCCCGGCCCCCGCCCATGACGTGCCGATCTGGCTCGGCGCCTATAAGCCGCGGATGCTGCGGCTGACCGGGCGGGAGGCGGACGGCTGGCTGCCCTCACTCGGCTACATGAAGGACGGTGACCTGGCGCGCGGGAACACGATCATCGACGAGGCCGCCGAGGAAGCCGGGCGCCACCCCGCGCAGGTGCGCCGGCTACTGAACGTGGGCGGAGCGATCACCGAGTCCCGCGGCGCCATGTTGCAGGGTCCGGTCGCGCAATGGGTGGACGAGCTCACCGCCTTCGCCCTGGAGGACGGCATCGGCACGTTCATCCTCTCCGGTGACGACCCGCAGCTCATCCAGACCTTCGGCGAGGAGATCGCACCGGCCGTACGCGAGGCGGTCGCCGCGGAGCGAACTGCGAGAGGCACGACGGCGGCGGCCACCCGGCGAGGTCGCGGCGCGCTGGAGCTGCGGCGCCCGGGGATCGACTACGAGGCCGTCCCGGCCTCGCTGGCCGCGAGCGCGGTCGAACCCGGGGACCGGGGCTACGCCGGGGTGCGGCACAACTACCTCCGGTCCGGCTCCCCCGGGCTGGTGCTGCTTCCCCGAAGCACCGAGGAGGTGGTCGAGGCGCTCGGCTACGCCCGGGAGCAGGACGTGCCGCTCGGGGTGCGCTCCGGCGGACACGGGATCAGCGGACGCTCCACCAATGACGGCGGCATCGTGCTCGACCTGCGCGCCCTGGACGAGGTGCGGCTGGCCGACGCCGGCGAGCGCAGGGTCCGCCTCGGGGCGGGGGCAACCTGGGAGAAGGTCGCCCACACCCTGACCGACCACGAGCTGGCAATCTCCTCCGGGGACTACGGCGGGGTGGGCGTCGGCGGGCTGGCGACCACCGGTGGGGTCGGGCTGCTCGGACGCCAGTACGGACTGACCATCGACCATGTCCTCGCCGCCGACGTGGTGCTGGCCGACGGCAGCGTGGCCCGCGCCTCGGCCGAGGAGAACCCGGACCTGCTCTGGGCCCTGCGCGGGGCCGGCGGGAACTTCGGCGTGGTGACCTCGGTGGAGGTGGCGGCGATGCCGCTGCGCCGGGTGGTGTACTCCCAGATGATCCTGGACGCGACCGACACGGCCGGGCTGCTCGAGCGCTGGGGTGAGCTGGTGCAGACCTCGCCGCGCGAGCTGACCAGCTTCCTCATCCTGTCGCCGAACCGGGGCAGTCAGGGTCCGGTGGCGCAGCTGATGACCGTTCTCGCCACTGAGGACACCGACGCTGCGGTACCGATGCTGGAGCGGCTCGCCGGAGCCGGTGATCTGCTGGACCACCGCGCCTACCTGCTGCCCTACGCGCAGGTGCTGCAGGCTGCGGAACGTCAGCACAGCGGCGGCGGAGACCCGGCGGTGCGCTCGGCACTGGTGGAGCACCTGGACGCTGACGTGAGCGGCGCATTCGCACGGGTGGCGGCCTCGCCTGCGGCGTACTTCCTGCAGGTGCGGGCGACCGGGGGCGCTGCCGGCGATCTGGCCTCGGAGGCGACCGCTTACCCGCACCGGCGGCAGAACTTCCTGCTCACCGCGATGTCCTCCAACCAGCAGCGGATCGATGCGGTCTGGGACGCCGAGATGACCGAGCACGCCGACGGCCTCTACCTCTCCTTCGACACCGACACCCGCCCGGAGCGGTTGACCGATGCGTTCGGCGCCAACCTGCCGCGGTTGCGCGAGCTGAAGGCCCGGTTCGACCCGGAGAACCTGTTCCGCGCGAACTTCCCGATCCCGCCGGCGCAGACCTGA
- a CDS encoding DUF2804 domain-containing protein → MPDQRELTEPVSLTLPGGRFNPGAAGWARQPIVDTTGIGRGRGRNKRWEYWGVVTPAHLIGLTISHIDYAAVHELWVLDRATEQTWSQSATVIPARGVQLPAVCEGGPSRGSAKDLALAIDEVDGGTRLRAIAPGVRLDLRAARPAGHERLAVVVPWSSTRFQYTVKDVARPASGRLWLDGVEHRLPEGSWAVLDHGRGRWPHDIEWNWGAGSGVSGGRVIGLQVGGKWTEGTGSTENAVLVDGRLHKLHGELDWDYDLTDWRRPWRVSGRGLAAEFVPFYNKRSHTDFLVLSSRTDQCFGHWSGQVDLGDGERVVFSGLAGWAEEVHNRW, encoded by the coding sequence ATGCCTGATCAGCGGGAGCTCACCGAGCCGGTGTCCCTCACCCTGCCTGGCGGCCGGTTCAACCCCGGTGCCGCCGGCTGGGCGCGTCAGCCGATCGTGGACACCACCGGGATCGGGCGGGGCCGGGGCCGGAACAAGCGCTGGGAGTACTGGGGTGTGGTGACCCCCGCCCATCTGATCGGGCTGACCATCTCGCATATCGACTATGCGGCGGTGCACGAGCTGTGGGTGCTGGACCGCGCCACCGAGCAGACCTGGAGCCAGAGCGCCACCGTGATCCCCGCCCGTGGGGTGCAGCTGCCGGCCGTGTGCGAGGGCGGGCCCTCGCGCGGCTCTGCGAAGGATCTCGCTCTCGCCATCGATGAGGTCGACGGCGGAACTCGCCTTCGTGCGATCGCGCCCGGTGTGCGTCTGGATCTGCGGGCGGCCCGGCCGGCTGGGCACGAGCGGCTCGCCGTGGTGGTGCCGTGGAGCAGCACCCGGTTCCAGTACACGGTCAAGGACGTCGCCCGGCCGGCGTCGGGCCGGCTCTGGCTGGACGGGGTGGAACACCGGCTGCCCGAGGGCTCGTGGGCTGTGCTGGACCACGGCCGCGGCCGGTGGCCGCATGACATCGAGTGGAACTGGGGTGCGGGCTCTGGGGTCAGCGGCGGCCGGGTGATCGGGCTGCAGGTCGGCGGGAAGTGGACCGAGGGGACCGGGTCCACCGAGAACGCGGTGCTGGTGGATGGCCGGCTGCACAAGCTGCACGGTGAGCTGGACTGGGACTACGACCTCACCGACTGGCGCAGGCCGTGGCGGGTGTCCGGCCGGGGGTTGGCGGCGGAGTTCGTCCCGTTCTACAACAAGCGCTCACACACTGATTTCCTCGTGCTCTCCTCCCGTACGGACCAGTGCTTCGGGCACTGGTCCGGGCAGGTGGACCTCGGTGACGGCGAGCGGGTGGTCTTCTCCGGGCTCGCTGGCTGGGCTGAGGAGGTGCACAACCGCTGGTGA
- a CDS encoding cation diffusion facilitator family transporter codes for MSEAQTVGSGPGGDHAGEHRISLTVILAFAANLLIAIAKTVAGVITGAASMVAEAAHSWADSGNEVFLMIAERRAARAPDRDHPAGYGREAYVWSMMAAIGLFVAGAAVSIMHGVQELLDPEPASNFVVAYLVFAVAFVLEGISFLQAFRQMRAEARASGRDLIDQAVATSDPTLRAVFAEDFAAVVGILIATAGVLAHDLTGSPIPDAVGSILVGLLLAVVAVVLVGRNRDFLVGQVLQPAKRALVIDGLRQHAEIDRLTMLHVEYVGPRKVLLVAQVDLVGDAPEHELGERLRRLERELESKPAVIRAILSPAASDEADLT; via the coding sequence GTGAGCGAAGCGCAGACGGTCGGCTCCGGGCCTGGTGGCGACCACGCGGGCGAACACCGGATCAGCCTCACGGTGATCCTCGCGTTCGCCGCGAACCTGCTGATCGCCATCGCCAAGACGGTTGCCGGAGTGATCACCGGGGCGGCATCGATGGTGGCCGAGGCGGCACACTCCTGGGCCGATTCCGGCAACGAGGTCTTCCTGATGATCGCCGAACGCCGGGCGGCGCGGGCGCCCGATCGCGACCACCCCGCCGGATACGGGCGCGAGGCGTACGTGTGGTCGATGATGGCTGCGATCGGGCTGTTCGTGGCCGGGGCAGCTGTCTCGATCATGCACGGGGTGCAGGAGCTGCTGGACCCCGAGCCTGCGTCGAACTTCGTGGTGGCCTATCTGGTGTTCGCCGTGGCGTTCGTCCTGGAAGGCATCTCCTTCCTGCAGGCTTTCCGGCAGATGCGTGCCGAGGCACGGGCCTCCGGCCGGGACCTGATCGACCAGGCAGTGGCCACCTCCGATCCCACCTTGCGCGCGGTGTTTGCTGAGGACTTCGCCGCAGTGGTCGGCATCCTGATCGCCACCGCCGGTGTGCTCGCGCACGACCTGACCGGGTCGCCGATACCGGACGCAGTCGGCTCGATCCTGGTGGGCCTGCTGCTCGCAGTGGTCGCCGTCGTACTCGTCGGCCGGAACCGGGATTTCCTGGTGGGCCAGGTGCTGCAGCCGGCGAAGCGGGCACTGGTGATCGACGGACTGCGTCAGCACGCCGAGATCGACCGGCTGACCATGCTGCATGTGGAGTACGTCGGCCCGCGGAAGGTGCTCCTGGTGGCCCAGGTGGACCTGGTGGGCGATGCCCCCGAGCACGAGCTCGGCGAGCGGTTACGTCGGCTGGAGCGGGAGCTGGAGAGCAAGCCGGCTGTGATTCGCGCGATCCTCAGCCCGGCCGCGTCCGATGAGGCGGACCTGACCTGA
- a CDS encoding beta-galactosidase encodes MADDVTDPSADTAAPLAPAEQASTESAPAAESTGTDAASAEAPEDQKNEQADTASAEAPEADAVTEGSSTASAEAGEGSATSATDDASAEASEAEAEPAAEGEGIAEAEVESAAEETGAEPEPAPTPAKPATPDWPIGLTALGYGGDYNPEQWPMHVRLEDVELMREAGINLVSLAIFAWASIEPREGRYEWAWLDNIMDRLSAAGVKVALATATASPPPWLTMKNPEILPRTAEGVVLNQGGRQAYAPSSTVYRDYAVKMAKAMAERYGEHPALALWHIDNEIGCHTPHDFSESATRAFRTWLRRKYRTIDRLNDAWGTAFWSQRYGAFKDVLPPLVAPTYANPSQQLDFARFSSDTMLEYYRKLRDAVRPITPKVPSTTNFMVSLNTKWMDYFRWAEEVDVVATDHYTIAADPEREIDLALAADMTRGVAQGKRWILMEHSSGAVNWQPHNRAKGPGEMLRNSLSHVARGADSVMFFQIRASKAGAEKFHSALIPHAGRDSAIWRESVRLGEVLGSLSPVLGSTVRAKAALIFDYQAWWATELDSHPSEDVSYADRIRALYRELWYRGVPVDVVQPSADLSGYDLVLVPTLYLVKDADAENIAAAAEAGATVAITYFSGIVDENDQVRLGGYPGAFRELLGVRSDEFFPLLDGEAVTLDDGSSADVWTERIELTSAEARRSFTDGPLPGGPAITRNQVGEGAAWYVATRQDEAGTGALLDALLAESGVQPVAQVPRGVEAMRRVAEDGTEFLFLLNHTDTQAQVPANGTDLVTGVAVTDTLTLAAGDVAVVQEDPAAQ; translated from the coding sequence ATGGCCGACGATGTCACCGACCCCTCCGCCGACACTGCTGCGCCGCTCGCACCGGCGGAGCAGGCGTCCACCGAGTCCGCTCCAGCGGCCGAATCGACAGGTACGGACGCCGCTTCCGCTGAAGCGCCGGAGGACCAGAAGAACGAGCAGGCCGATACCGCTTCCGCTGAAGCGCCGGAAGCCGATGCGGTGACCGAGGGCTCGAGCACCGCTTCCGCTGAAGCAGGTGAGGGTTCCGCTACCAGCGCCACCGATGACGCTTCCGCTGAAGCGTCCGAGGCGGAGGCCGAGCCGGCCGCTGAGGGCGAGGGAATCGCCGAGGCGGAGGTCGAGTCTGCGGCGGAGGAGACCGGGGCCGAGCCGGAGCCCGCGCCCACCCCCGCGAAGCCGGCCACTCCGGACTGGCCGATCGGCCTGACCGCCCTCGGCTACGGCGGCGACTACAACCCCGAGCAGTGGCCGATGCACGTGCGCCTCGAGGACGTGGAGCTGATGCGCGAGGCCGGCATCAACCTGGTCAGCCTGGCGATCTTCGCCTGGGCCAGCATCGAGCCGCGTGAAGGCCGGTACGAGTGGGCGTGGCTGGACAACATCATGGACCGGCTCTCCGCCGCCGGGGTCAAGGTCGCCCTGGCCACGGCGACCGCCTCGCCACCGCCGTGGCTGACCATGAAGAACCCGGAGATCCTGCCGCGCACGGCGGAGGGGGTGGTGCTGAACCAGGGGGGCCGGCAGGCCTACGCGCCCTCGTCCACGGTGTACCGCGACTATGCGGTGAAGATGGCCAAGGCGATGGCTGAACGCTACGGCGAGCACCCGGCGCTCGCCCTGTGGCACATCGACAACGAGATCGGTTGCCATACGCCGCACGACTTCTCTGAGTCTGCCACCCGCGCGTTCCGCACCTGGCTACGCCGCAAGTACCGCACGATTGACCGGTTGAACGACGCGTGGGGCACCGCCTTCTGGTCCCAGCGTTACGGCGCCTTCAAGGACGTGCTGCCGCCACTGGTCGCACCCACCTACGCCAACCCGAGCCAGCAGCTGGATTTCGCCCGGTTCTCCTCGGACACGATGCTCGAGTACTACCGCAAGCTGCGCGACGCGGTCCGCCCGATCACGCCGAAGGTGCCCTCCACCACCAACTTCATGGTGTCCCTGAACACGAAGTGGATGGACTACTTCCGCTGGGCCGAGGAGGTGGACGTGGTCGCCACCGACCACTACACCATCGCGGCCGACCCGGAACGCGAGATCGACCTGGCGCTGGCAGCGGATATGACCCGTGGCGTGGCCCAGGGCAAGCGCTGGATCCTGATGGAGCACTCCAGCGGCGCAGTGAACTGGCAGCCGCACAACCGTGCCAAGGGCCCGGGGGAGATGCTGCGCAACTCCCTGTCCCATGTGGCCCGCGGTGCCGACTCGGTGATGTTCTTCCAGATTCGCGCGTCCAAGGCCGGGGCGGAGAAGTTCCACTCGGCGCTGATCCCGCATGCCGGCCGGGACTCAGCCATCTGGCGGGAGTCGGTGCGCCTGGGTGAGGTACTCGGCTCGCTCAGTCCGGTGCTCGGCAGCACGGTGCGGGCCAAGGCCGCCCTGATATTCGACTATCAGGCCTGGTGGGCCACCGAGCTGGACTCCCACCCGAGCGAGGACGTCAGCTACGCCGATCGGATCCGTGCGCTCTACCGCGAGCTCTGGTACCGGGGCGTGCCGGTGGACGTGGTGCAGCCGAGCGCGGACCTGTCCGGCTACGACCTGGTGCTGGTCCCCACCCTCTACCTGGTCAAGGACGCGGATGCGGAGAACATCGCCGCCGCTGCCGAGGCCGGGGCCACGGTGGCGATCACCTACTTCTCCGGCATCGTCGACGAGAACGACCAGGTCCGCCTGGGTGGCTACCCGGGCGCGTTCCGCGAGCTGCTCGGCGTGCGCAGCGACGAGTTCTTTCCGCTGCTCGACGGCGAGGCAGTCACCCTGGACGACGGCAGCAGCGCCGATGTGTGGACCGAGCGGATCGAGCTGACCAGCGCCGAGGCGCGGCGCAGCTTCACCGACGGCCCGCTGCCCGGCGGTCCGGCGATCACCCGCAACCAGGTGGGCGAGGGGGCTGCCTGGTACGTGGCCACCCGTCAGGACGAGGCCGGCACCGGTGCGCTGCTGGATGCGCTGCTCGCCGAGTCGGGGGTGCAGCCCGTGGCTCAGGTGCCGCGCGGAGTCGAGGCGATGCGCCGAGTGGCCGAGGACGGCACCGAGTTCCTGTTCCTGCTCAACCACACCGACACCCAGGCCCAAGTGCCGGCGAACGGCACGGACCTGGTCACCGGTGTGGCGGTGACGGACACGCTCACCCTGGCGGCTGGCGATGTCGCGGTGGTGCAGGAGGACCCTGCGGCTCAGTAA
- a CDS encoding DUF6458 family protein → MRRTGTPSRMPREGDEQCPRRGRQTRPQERMVVAMGVGGGIFLIVVGAILSFAVRDSWDVVDLTMVGYICMGAGALTVILALVINAQRARTHHINTVEHRPPPETGDPRDRGY, encoded by the coding sequence ATGCGCCGCACCGGTACACCTAGCAGGATGCCCCGTGAGGGTGACGAACAGTGCCCCAGGAGAGGGCGGCAAACGCGCCCACAGGAAAGGATGGTCGTTGCGATGGGTGTCGGTGGCGGAATATTTCTGATCGTCGTCGGGGCGATCCTTAGCTTTGCCGTGCGGGACAGCTGGGATGTGGTGGACCTGACCATGGTCGGGTACATCTGCATGGGGGCCGGAGCGCTGACGGTCATCCTCGCGCTGGTGATCAACGCCCAGCGGGCACGCACCCACCACATCAACACTGTGGAGCACCGGCCGCCGCCGGAGACCGGGGACCCGCGCGACCGGGGTTACTGA